One segment of Egicoccus sp. AB-alg2 DNA contains the following:
- a CDS encoding MFS transporter, whose amino-acid sequence MTDGAGVRSLSRGTYLGYGVGSVGTGIFSTVPGLLLLTFLVRQLQVPAALAGLVILVPRLWDVVTDPFVGSLSDRTRGRWGPRRPWLLAGALTLPVAFALLFRVPELSGRSAAWYVLGVYVLGTTAFTVFQVPYVAMPAEMTQDYHERTTIISWRIALLTVGILVAGGLAPEIVAAGGGGRDGYALMGLAVGAVLFVALSACFLGTRRAPVIEPVEATAPFRAQLRAAAGNRAFFVLLGCFVVQALGIGAMLAGVDFFAAYVLGDAGQTSILFACLVGPALVTMPLWTWVGRRFGKRTGYVACSTVFALGGLSLVTASPDRLWLVYMQVFVMGTAYAGTQLFPFAMLPDAISLDTARTGLHRAGAFTGIWTAGEKGGMAIGPALYALILAATGFLETEGGTIVQQPASALTGVLVGFTVVPALLVLGGLVFLRRYDLDAATVAGFADATAPPVAPAIAPLPAPPADDTPPLEQDAP is encoded by the coding sequence ATGACGGACGGGGCCGGCGTGCGATCGCTGTCGCGCGGGACCTACCTCGGCTACGGCGTCGGTTCCGTCGGGACCGGCATCTTCTCCACCGTGCCGGGCCTGTTGCTGCTGACCTTCCTGGTCCGACAGTTGCAGGTGCCGGCGGCCCTGGCGGGGCTGGTGATCCTGGTGCCGCGACTGTGGGACGTCGTGACCGATCCGTTCGTCGGTTCGCTGTCGGACCGCACCCGCGGCCGGTGGGGGCCGCGCCGGCCGTGGCTGCTGGCCGGAGCGCTGACGCTGCCGGTGGCCTTCGCGCTGCTGTTCCGTGTCCCGGAGCTGTCGGGGCGGTCCGCTGCCTGGTACGTGCTGGGCGTCTACGTACTCGGCACGACCGCCTTCACCGTCTTCCAGGTCCCCTACGTGGCGATGCCGGCGGAGATGACGCAGGACTACCACGAGCGCACCACCATCATCTCCTGGCGGATCGCGCTGCTGACCGTCGGGATCCTGGTCGCCGGTGGGCTGGCACCGGAGATCGTGGCCGCCGGGGGCGGTGGGCGCGACGGGTACGCACTCATGGGCCTGGCCGTCGGCGCCGTGTTGTTCGTGGCGCTGTCGGCGTGCTTCCTCGGCACCCGCCGGGCCCCGGTCATCGAGCCGGTCGAGGCAACGGCGCCCTTCCGCGCGCAACTGCGGGCGGCCGCCGGAAACCGCGCGTTCTTCGTGCTGCTCGGCTGCTTCGTCGTCCAGGCGCTGGGGATCGGTGCGATGCTGGCCGGCGTCGACTTCTTCGCGGCGTACGTGCTCGGGGATGCGGGCCAGACCTCGATCCTGTTCGCGTGCCTCGTGGGGCCGGCACTGGTGACCATGCCGCTGTGGACGTGGGTCGGCCGCCGCTTCGGCAAGCGCACCGGCTACGTGGCGTGCTCGACGGTGTTCGCCCTGGGCGGCCTGTCGCTCGTGACGGCGTCGCCCGACCGGCTGTGGCTGGTGTACATGCAGGTGTTCGTGATGGGGACCGCGTACGCCGGCACGCAACTGTTCCCCTTCGCGATGCTCCCGGACGCCATCAGCCTCGACACCGCCCGCACCGGCCTGCACCGCGCCGGTGCCTTCACCGGCATCTGGACGGCCGGCGAGAAGGGCGGCATGGCGATCGGGCCCGCCCTCTACGCGCTGATCCTGGCGGCGACCGGCTTCCTGGAGACGGAGGGCGGCACGATCGTCCAGCAGCCGGCGTCGGCGCTGACCGGCGTGCTGGTCGGCTTCACGGTCGTGCCCGCGCTGCTGGTGCTCGGCGGGCTGGTCTTCCTGCGCCGCTACGACCTCGACGCGGCCACGGTCGCGGGCTTCGCCGACGCGACGGCGCCGCCCGTGGCCCCGGCGATCGCGCCGCTGCCGGCCCCACCTGCCGACGACACGCCGCCACTCGAACAGGATGCGCCATGA
- a CDS encoding aspartate aminotransferase family protein, with amino-acid sequence MTLPTSGLPREDVFARLADIRAHDLDTRGGRTWAYVYDSGRAEVDEVAGQAYLAFLHENGLDPTVFPSVLHLENDVVAIAAAHLGGDEHTVGSFTSGGTESCMLAVKAARDRFRERHGAGRTRIVLPDTAHAAFSKAAHYFDLEEVRVPVDPVTFRADVDAVAGAIDARTAIVVGSAPQYAHGVVDPIEELASVTAQRDVWFHVDACIGGWLLPYARRLGVEVPAFDFTVPGVTSMSMDLHKYAYCPKGASVVLYRDAELRRHQLYACADWSGYTVINTTMQSTKSAGPLAAAWATLHFVGDDGYLDIARRTQQATRRLVDGIAVIDGLEVLGDPPMSLVAAQAPDFSVFEVVDEMKRRGWYVQPQLAHRGSPANVHFSVTASSADVVDAMLDDLAASCEAARRIEVGDDTRQFLAALSGLDPDAFTPEMYAGMLQAAGLGGRDGSGGGVGLPEDMASINAMLNALPPALREKLLVAFLNELFRPAAPAPAPAG; translated from the coding sequence ATGACGCTGCCCACCTCCGGCCTACCCCGCGAGGACGTCTTCGCGCGGCTGGCCGACATCCGAGCGCACGACCTCGACACCCGCGGTGGGCGCACCTGGGCCTACGTCTACGACAGCGGCCGCGCCGAGGTCGACGAGGTCGCCGGACAGGCCTACCTCGCGTTCCTCCACGAGAACGGGCTGGACCCGACCGTGTTCCCCAGCGTCCTGCACCTGGAGAACGACGTGGTCGCGATCGCGGCGGCGCACCTCGGCGGCGACGAACACACCGTCGGCAGCTTCACCAGCGGCGGAACGGAGAGCTGCATGCTCGCCGTCAAGGCCGCCCGCGACCGGTTCCGCGAGCGTCATGGGGCCGGGCGGACACGGATCGTGCTGCCCGACACCGCCCACGCGGCGTTCTCCAAGGCCGCCCACTACTTCGACCTCGAGGAGGTGCGGGTGCCGGTCGACCCCGTGACGTTCCGGGCCGACGTCGACGCGGTCGCCGGAGCGATCGACGCGCGCACCGCCATCGTGGTGGGGTCCGCACCGCAGTACGCCCACGGGGTCGTCGACCCGATCGAGGAACTGGCGTCGGTGACGGCACAGCGGGACGTCTGGTTCCACGTCGACGCGTGCATCGGCGGCTGGCTGCTGCCCTACGCGCGCCGCCTGGGGGTCGAGGTGCCGGCGTTCGACTTCACGGTGCCCGGCGTGACCTCGATGTCGATGGATCTGCACAAGTACGCCTACTGCCCCAAGGGCGCGTCGGTGGTGCTGTACCGCGACGCGGAGCTGCGCCGCCACCAGCTGTACGCGTGCGCGGACTGGTCGGGCTACACGGTCATCAACACCACGATGCAGTCGACGAAGTCCGCCGGGCCGCTGGCAGCGGCGTGGGCGACGCTCCACTTCGTCGGTGACGACGGCTACCTCGACATCGCCCGCCGTACGCAGCAGGCCACGCGACGGCTGGTCGACGGCATCGCCGTGATCGACGGGCTGGAGGTGCTGGGCGACCCGCCGATGAGCCTCGTCGCCGCGCAGGCGCCCGACTTCAGCGTCTTCGAGGTCGTCGACGAGATGAAGCGGCGCGGCTGGTACGTGCAACCGCAGCTCGCACACCGCGGGTCGCCGGCCAACGTGCACTTCTCCGTCACGGCCAGCTCGGCGGACGTGGTCGACGCCATGCTCGACGACCTGGCCGCGTCGTGCGAGGCGGCACGCCGCATCGAGGTGGGCGACGACACGCGCCAGTTCCTCGCGGCGTTGAGCGGGCTGGACCCGGACGCGTTCACGCCCGAGATGTACGCCGGGATGCTGCAGGCCGCCGGCCTGGGCGGTCGGGACGGCTCCGGCGGTGGTGTTGGTCTGCCCGAGGACATGGCGTCGATCAACGCGATGCTGAACGCGCTGCCGCCGGCGCTGCGCGAGAAGCTGCTGGTGGCGTTCCTGAATGAGCTGTTCCGTCCGGCCGCACCGGCGCCGGCGCCGGCAGGCTGA
- a CDS encoding glycoside hydrolase family 15 protein produces the protein MTRYTRRDLFPNAVLGDGALLVTLSARGELEQLWWPHVDHDPHLGLLRLAGVEEDGLRWLDDDQARHRQRYLDDTSVLETTVVGDGEVVVTDHVTVDGPVLVRQVRGLRGRLAVVVRPELAGQAQGGGGYLDPVAGALVLHRRDRVLAVAMNVPATGTLGELQNGDDLLADLQAGRLRGSGVVHGEVEGALVADAEHAEVSVAIAVADTHAQAIELAVAAANGEHTAQLAARRAADAEALATIPVLVDGALAGLERRSQLVFGMVADRATGGVIAAPEQDPWFARSGGYGYVWARDLAFILLAQLSAGRDDLAVPALQWLVRAQGADGLWLQRNWTDGSLAPSWGTQLDETGAVLFAYGEALATLDADGLDALLWPSVERGADALVRVLDPVTGLPAPSMDLWEERVGLHAYTAAATWAGLQAAASIARQAGHADRGQGWEAAAARVRDGIQTHLWSEEHGHYLRSIRLARKDKAGDPVPDCYGLLPTHAQHPVGSVDPFDATVDVSLLGLAYPFGVFDATEPRMAATIAAVDEQLRAPDGGIVRYTDDRYRDGNPWVLTTLWLGLVQRAPGAAEPADGLAYALRSATSTQLLPEQVDAATGRPAWIVPLTWSHAMYVLACRPDAPALAEHRRSASAVHG, from the coding sequence ATGACGCGCTACACCCGACGTGACCTGTTCCCCAACGCCGTGCTCGGCGACGGCGCCCTGCTGGTCACCCTGTCCGCCCGCGGTGAACTCGAGCAGCTGTGGTGGCCGCACGTCGACCACGACCCGCACCTCGGCCTGCTGCGGCTGGCCGGCGTCGAGGAGGACGGGCTGCGCTGGTTGGACGACGACCAGGCCCGGCACCGGCAGCGCTACCTCGACGACACCAGCGTGCTGGAGACCACGGTCGTCGGCGACGGCGAGGTGGTCGTCACCGACCACGTCACCGTCGACGGGCCGGTGCTGGTGCGGCAGGTCCGTGGGCTTCGCGGCCGGCTGGCGGTCGTGGTGCGGCCGGAGCTGGCCGGCCAGGCGCAGGGCGGTGGCGGCTACCTCGACCCGGTGGCCGGGGCGCTGGTGCTGCACCGGCGCGACCGCGTGCTGGCGGTGGCGATGAACGTGCCGGCGACCGGCACGCTCGGCGAGCTGCAGAACGGTGACGACCTGCTCGCCGACCTGCAGGCCGGCCGCTTGCGTGGCAGCGGCGTCGTCCACGGCGAGGTGGAGGGCGCGCTGGTCGCCGACGCCGAACATGCCGAGGTGAGCGTCGCCATCGCCGTCGCCGACACGCACGCGCAGGCCATCGAGCTGGCGGTGGCCGCCGCCAACGGTGAGCACACGGCGCAGCTGGCGGCACGCCGGGCGGCCGACGCCGAGGCCCTGGCGACGATCCCCGTGCTGGTGGACGGCGCCCTGGCAGGGCTGGAGCGCCGCTCGCAGCTGGTGTTCGGCATGGTCGCCGACCGGGCGACGGGTGGGGTCATCGCCGCCCCCGAGCAGGACCCGTGGTTCGCCCGCTCCGGCGGGTACGGCTACGTCTGGGCGCGTGACCTCGCCTTCATCCTGCTGGCGCAGCTGTCGGCCGGGCGGGACGATCTCGCAGTGCCGGCGCTGCAATGGCTGGTCCGGGCCCAGGGCGCCGACGGGCTGTGGTTGCAGCGCAACTGGACCGACGGCAGCCTCGCCCCGTCGTGGGGGACGCAGCTCGACGAGACCGGGGCCGTGCTGTTCGCCTACGGGGAGGCGCTGGCGACGTTGGACGCCGACGGCCTGGACGCGCTGCTGTGGCCGTCGGTCGAGCGCGGCGCGGACGCGCTCGTCCGGGTCCTCGACCCGGTCACCGGCCTGCCGGCACCCTCCATGGACCTGTGGGAGGAGCGGGTCGGCCTGCACGCCTACACCGCCGCGGCCACCTGGGCGGGTTTGCAGGCGGCCGCCTCGATCGCCCGCCAGGCCGGCCACGCCGATCGTGGGCAGGGTTGGGAGGCCGCGGCTGCGCGCGTCAGGGACGGGATCCAGACGCACCTGTGGTCGGAGGAACATGGCCACTACCTGCGCTCGATCCGCCTCGCGCGCAAGGACAAGGCCGGTGATCCGGTTCCGGACTGCTACGGGCTGCTGCCGACGCACGCCCAGCACCCGGTCGGCTCGGTCGACCCGTTCGACGCCACCGTCGACGTGTCGCTGCTGGGGCTGGCCTACCCGTTCGGGGTGTTCGACGCGACCGAGCCGCGCATGGCCGCGACGATCGCCGCCGTCGACGAGCAGCTGCGGGCCCCGGACGGCGGGATCGTCCGCTACACCGACGACCGCTACCGCGACGGCAACCCGTGGGTCCTAACGACGCTGTGGCTCGGGCTGGTCCAGCGGGCACCGGGCGCGGCCGAACCCGCCGACGGTCTGGCGTACGCGCTGCGGAGTGCCACCTCGACCCAGCTGCTGCCCGAGCAGGTGGACGCCGCGACCGGCCGGCCGGCGTGGATCGTGCCGCTGACGTGGAGCCACGCGATGTACGTGCTCGCGTGCCGGCCGGACGCGCCCGCGCTGGCCGAGCACCGCCGCAGCGCCTCGGCCGTGCACGGCTGA
- a CDS encoding glycoside hydrolase family 13 protein: protein MSGLLHQPHHGGSAHHVGTDPAHAAPVPTLGERVRVRVEVPHGAGVDEVHVRTTPDTEPAFAPARRVLRGAAVDLWEADVEVVNPTSRYRFLLHGSGGQRWLTQVGVVDHEVADAWDFALVATPPPPAWAADQVLYQIFPDRFARGAERVDWPAWAEPAAWDEPVATTFPSSMRQLYGGDLLGVTKRLDHLLRLGVTGVYLNPVFPAPENHRYCASDFTTVDPLLGGDEALAELSAALHANGLRLIGDLTLNHSGDQHPWFRAARAHPDGEEAGYYLWHDRPGGRAQAWAGVPSLPKFDHRSSALRRHLYEGPDSVAARWLREPFLLDGWRVDAANVAGRSGALDLAAELQRTLLATMHEARGTDVYLLAEHCHDATGDLQGAGWHGTMDYLGFTRAAWSWLQDPQRSVDALGMPVPLARRGGAAVARGLDLVRGQLPWRSVVHSLSLLGSHDTARWAAVAGDRARRHVGLAWMLTFPGVPSVYYGDELGLGGDSNEAGRAPMPWDRPERWDQDTLAFVTRLVHLRRASVALRRGGLRWVVTDEDQLVYLREHPDERVLVQLTRAAVDPVDLDAPLLHLADGDAAPALLDHPPLAASAGRLRLPGGDGSVARVWRLPPTSYPPLEVPRR, encoded by the coding sequence TTGTCCGGTCTGCTCCACCAGCCGCACCACGGCGGCTCCGCCCACCACGTCGGCACGGACCCGGCCCACGCCGCGCCCGTGCCGACGCTGGGTGAGCGCGTCCGTGTCCGTGTCGAGGTGCCGCACGGCGCCGGCGTCGACGAGGTCCACGTCCGGACCACGCCGGACACCGAGCCGGCCTTCGCGCCCGCCCGGCGGGTCCTGCGGGGCGCAGCGGTCGACCTGTGGGAGGCCGACGTCGAGGTGGTCAACCCCACCTCGCGGTACCGGTTCCTGCTGCACGGGTCCGGCGGCCAGCGCTGGTTGACGCAGGTGGGCGTGGTCGACCACGAGGTGGCCGACGCCTGGGACTTCGCGCTGGTCGCCACCCCACCCCCGCCCGCGTGGGCCGCCGACCAGGTGCTCTACCAGATCTTCCCCGACCGCTTCGCCCGCGGCGCCGAGCGCGTCGACTGGCCCGCGTGGGCGGAACCGGCCGCGTGGGACGAGCCCGTCGCGACCACCTTCCCGTCGTCGATGCGCCAGCTGTACGGCGGCGACCTGCTGGGCGTCACCAAACGGCTGGACCACCTGCTGCGCCTGGGCGTCACCGGCGTCTACCTCAACCCGGTGTTCCCGGCGCCGGAGAACCACCGCTACTGCGCATCGGACTTCACGACCGTCGACCCACTGCTGGGTGGCGACGAGGCGCTGGCCGAACTGTCTGCCGCGCTGCACGCCAACGGGCTGCGGCTGATCGGCGACCTGACCCTCAACCACTCCGGTGACCAGCATCCGTGGTTCCGCGCCGCGCGCGCCCACCCGGACGGCGAGGAGGCCGGCTACTACCTGTGGCACGACCGCCCCGGCGGCCGGGCGCAGGCGTGGGCGGGCGTGCCGAGCCTGCCGAAGTTCGACCACCGCAGTTCCGCGCTGCGCCGCCACCTCTACGAAGGGCCCGACTCGGTCGCCGCCCGTTGGCTGCGCGAGCCGTTCCTGCTCGACGGCTGGCGGGTCGACGCCGCCAACGTCGCCGGCCGCTCCGGCGCGCTGGACCTGGCCGCCGAGCTGCAACGCACCCTGCTGGCCACGATGCACGAGGCCCGGGGCACCGACGTCTACCTACTCGCCGAGCACTGCCATGACGCCACGGGCGACCTCCAGGGCGCCGGCTGGCACGGCACCATGGACTACCTCGGCTTCACCCGCGCCGCGTGGAGCTGGCTCCAGGACCCGCAGCGCTCCGTCGACGCGCTCGGCATGCCGGTCCCGCTCGCCCGGCGGGGCGGGGCGGCGGTCGCCCGCGGCCTCGACCTGGTACGTGGGCAGCTGCCGTGGCGCAGCGTCGTGCACTCGTTGTCGCTGCTCGGCTCGCACGACACCGCCCGGTGGGCAGCGGTGGCCGGGGACCGTGCCCGGCGCCACGTCGGGCTGGCCTGGATGCTGACGTTCCCCGGCGTGCCGTCGGTCTACTACGGCGACGAGCTCGGCCTCGGTGGCGACAGCAACGAGGCCGGCCGTGCCCCGATGCCGTGGGACCGTCCGGAGCGTTGGGACCAGGACACGCTCGCGTTCGTGACCCGGCTCGTGCACCTGCGCCGCGCGTCGGTGGCGCTGCGCCGCGGTGGGCTGCGCTGGGTCGTCACCGACGAGGACCAGCTCGTCTACCTGCGCGAGCACCCCGACGAGCGGGTCCTGGTCCAGCTCACGCGCGCCGCCGTCGACCCGGTCGACCTCGACGCCCCGCTGCTCCACCTCGCCGACGGTGATGCCGCGCCGGCCTTGCTCGACCACCCCCCGCTGGCCGCCTCCGCCGGCCGTCTGCGCCTCCCGGGCGGAGACGGGTCGGTCGCACGCGTCTGGCGGCTTCCCCCGACTTCCTACCCGCCCCTCGAGGTTCCCCGCCGATGA
- a CDS encoding sugar ABC transporter permease, whose amino-acid sequence MAADPVPLPVPATDHAAVRDAPGRTAYAPAPKGVRWFKQLGWRYLVALVAVAFALMPVYFVLLASVSPTATLQGSQLIPREVTTANYTRLFEVTPYWTWLGNSLKIAGGAALANMMLSAMAAYAFSRLRFKGRRVGLLTILLVQMFPQLLANVAIFLFLVNVRTYFPAIGFGTQLGLFLVYLGGALGTNTWLMKGFFDTVPTDLDESARVDGATHGQIFVKIILPLSAPILVVAGLLSFIFLFNEFILASILLGQDDGNQTLATGLYRFIDQNYGQQWGPFTAGALIGSLPTLLLFLFGQRWIVSGLTSGSVKG is encoded by the coding sequence ATGGCCGCCGACCCCGTGCCGCTGCCGGTCCCGGCCACCGACCACGCCGCCGTCAGGGACGCTCCGGGCCGCACCGCGTACGCGCCCGCACCCAAGGGCGTGCGGTGGTTCAAGCAGCTCGGCTGGCGCTACCTCGTGGCCCTGGTGGCGGTGGCGTTCGCGCTGATGCCGGTCTACTTCGTGCTGCTCGCCTCCGTGTCGCCGACGGCGACCCTGCAGGGCAGCCAGCTGATCCCGCGCGAGGTGACGACCGCAAACTACACCCGGCTCTTCGAGGTCACGCCGTACTGGACGTGGCTGGGCAACTCGCTGAAGATCGCCGGCGGCGCGGCGCTGGCCAACATGATGCTGTCGGCGATGGCCGCCTACGCGTTCTCGCGGCTGCGGTTCAAGGGCCGGCGGGTCGGGCTGCTGACGATCCTGCTCGTGCAGATGTTCCCGCAGCTGCTGGCCAACGTCGCGATCTTCCTGTTCCTCGTCAACGTCCGGACCTACTTCCCGGCCATCGGTTTCGGCACGCAGCTCGGGCTGTTCCTCGTCTATCTCGGCGGGGCGCTGGGCACGAACACCTGGCTGATGAAGGGCTTCTTCGACACGGTCCCGACCGACCTCGACGAGTCCGCGCGCGTCGACGGGGCCACCCACGGGCAGATCTTCGTGAAGATCATCCTGCCGCTGTCCGCCCCGATCCTGGTCGTGGCCGGGCTGTTGTCGTTCATCTTCCTGTTCAACGAGTTCATCCTCGCCAGCATCCTGCTGGGACAGGACGACGGCAACCAGACCCTGGCGACCGGCCTCTACCGCTTCATCGACCAGAACTACGGCCAGCAGTGGGGGCCCTTCACGGCGGGCGCGCTGATCGGCTCGCTGCCGACGCTGCTGCTGTTCCTGTTCGGGCAGCGCTGGATCGTGTCGGGCCTGACCAGCGGCTCGGTCAAGGGCTGA
- a CDS encoding ABC transporter permease subunit, translating to MSTQQTAGRGAGTAPRPAGGPNGRRPARESFADRLAARLGSNSLIGLFGKLVFLGVVNGMGLYAVSTLLPARAWTPLAVVLIATIAIDVVYLSKRTLPLKFLIPGTIALLVFQVYPVLYTAYIGFTNYGTGNVLTQEQAVGRILATSTRVPEDATRFRSTPLVDDADGTLALLLTDPDGDVFLGTEAGLEPLTDADVAGEGRDITVRERFRPLTLGEAQQREDEVLAFSVPITDADAADLEEGAAADAITVQTFTTAAVSVTALEYDEGTGTILDTTTGLVYEPVMGTYTAEDGSTLRPGFRDVVGFTNYQQVLTSPAIRGPFLRVFVWTFAFAFLSMLTTFVMGLALAMALNDPRIKGRRFTRSLLIIPYALPSFMTALIWRGLLNQSFGPINRMFDWSVPWLSSQAFAGALPKFSILLVNLWLGFGYMFLINTGALQAIPSDLTEAARVDGASGWQAFRNVTLPLLLVAVGPLLIASFAFNFNNFNVVYLLTGGGPPIGGTPTPAGHTDILISYSYRLAFESGRGQDFGLAAAVSSIIFVLVAVFSYIGFKRTAVLEEIN from the coding sequence ATGAGCACGCAACAGACCGCAGGCCGGGGGGCGGGCACCGCCCCCCGGCCCGCCGGGGGGCCGAACGGTCGACGGCCCGCCCGCGAGTCCTTCGCCGACCGTCTCGCCGCCCGCCTCGGCTCCAACAGCCTGATCGGACTGTTCGGCAAGCTCGTCTTCCTCGGCGTCGTCAACGGCATGGGCCTGTACGCCGTGTCGACGCTGCTCCCGGCCCGCGCCTGGACGCCGCTGGCCGTGGTGCTGATCGCCACCATCGCGATCGACGTGGTCTACCTGTCCAAGCGCACGCTGCCGCTGAAGTTCCTGATCCCGGGCACGATCGCGTTGCTGGTGTTCCAGGTCTACCCGGTCCTGTACACCGCCTACATCGGCTTCACGAACTACGGCACGGGCAACGTGCTGACCCAGGAGCAGGCGGTCGGCCGCATCCTGGCCACCTCGACGCGGGTCCCGGAGGACGCCACCCGGTTCCGTTCGACCCCGCTGGTGGACGACGCCGACGGCACCCTGGCGTTGCTGCTGACCGATCCCGACGGGGACGTCTTCCTCGGCACGGAGGCCGGCCTGGAGCCGCTGACCGACGCCGACGTGGCCGGCGAAGGCCGCGACATCACCGTCCGTGAGCGGTTCCGGCCGCTCACGCTCGGCGAGGCGCAGCAGCGCGAGGACGAGGTCCTCGCCTTCTCCGTACCCATCACCGACGCCGACGCCGCCGACCTCGAGGAGGGCGCGGCCGCCGACGCCATCACCGTCCAGACCTTCACCACGGCCGCGGTCTCGGTGACGGCGCTGGAGTACGACGAGGGCACCGGCACCATCCTCGACACCACCACCGGCCTGGTCTACGAGCCGGTGATGGGGACGTACACGGCCGAGGACGGCTCCACGCTGCGGCCAGGGTTCCGCGACGTGGTCGGCTTCACGAACTACCAGCAGGTGCTGACCTCGCCGGCGATCCGGGGACCGTTCCTGCGCGTGTTCGTGTGGACGTTCGCCTTCGCGTTCCTGTCGATGCTCACGACCTTCGTGATGGGCCTGGCGCTGGCCATGGCACTCAACGACCCGCGCATCAAGGGGCGCCGGTTCACGCGCTCGCTGCTGATCATCCCCTACGCGCTGCCGTCGTTCATGACGGCGCTGATCTGGCGCGGCCTGCTGAACCAGTCGTTCGGGCCGATCAACCGGATGTTCGACTGGTCCGTGCCGTGGCTGTCGAGCCAGGCGTTCGCCGGGGCGCTGCCGAAGTTCTCCATCCTGCTGGTGAACCTGTGGCTGGGCTTCGGTTACATGTTCCTGATCAACACCGGCGCGTTGCAGGCGATCCCGTCCGACCTCACCGAGGCGGCCCGGGTCGACGGCGCGTCCGGCTGGCAGGCGTTCCGCAACGTCACGCTGCCGCTGCTGCTGGTCGCGGTCGGGCCGCTGCTGATCGCCTCGTTCGCCTTCAACTTCAACAACTTCAACGTCGTCTACCTGCTGACCGGCGGCGGGCCGCCGATCGGTGGTACGCCGACGCCGGCCGGTCACACCGACATCCTCATCAGCTACAGCTACCGGCTGGCGTTCGAGAGCGGCAGGGGCCAGGACTTCGGTCTGGCGGCGGCGGTGTCCTCGATCATCTTCGTCCTGGTGGCGGTGTTCAGCTACATCGGCTTCAAGCGCACCGCGGTGCTCGAGGAGATCAACTGA
- a CDS encoding extracellular solute-binding protein, with amino-acid sequence MTSWRKWLAVVPTAALVLTACGGTEQAAEEPTDEPTAEEPAEPVEEEPAEEEPAEEEPAEGDEGEEIARADADLVIWADDTRAPILEPLAEEFGQAEGISVAVQEVPFDQIRDLVSVQGPAGQGPDVFIGAHDWLGELAENGVVEPLDLGGAEGEYLDVAVQAFNYDGTNYGLPYSIENIALVRNTELAPEPAETLEDMVEVGLAAVEAGDADLPVAWQQDPGDPFHNYWVVTGAGGYVFGQDDAGSYDADDVGIDSEGGLRAAEIFGELADQGVVNSDVTYDVMIDTFGSGRAPFAITGPWALGDFGDVDFEVEPLPQVDGNDPGPFVGVQGVMVSAFAENSLAATTFVLDYLGQEEVQLELYEAGGRPPALVSAFESVQDDPVIAGFGAAGETGRPMPAIPEMGAVWEAWTAAYQNIFSGNDPEAAFQEAADQIRTAIDAG; translated from the coding sequence ATGACCAGCTGGAGGAAGTGGCTGGCGGTCGTCCCGACCGCAGCGCTCGTCCTGACCGCCTGCGGCGGGACGGAACAGGCCGCCGAGGAGCCCACCGACGAGCCCACGGCCGAAGAGCCCGCGGAGCCCGTCGAGGAGGAACCCGCCGAGGAAGAGCCGGCCGAAGAAGAGCCGGCCGAGGGTGACGAGGGCGAGGAGATCGCCCGCGCCGACGCCGACCTCGTGATCTGGGCCGACGACACCCGCGCCCCGATCCTGGAGCCGCTCGCCGAGGAGTTCGGCCAGGCCGAGGGCATCAGCGTCGCGGTGCAGGAGGTCCCCTTCGACCAGATCCGTGACCTCGTCTCGGTCCAGGGCCCCGCGGGCCAGGGCCCGGACGTCTTCATCGGCGCGCACGACTGGCTCGGTGAGCTGGCGGAGAACGGCGTCGTCGAGCCGCTCGACCTCGGTGGCGCGGAGGGCGAGTACCTCGACGTCGCCGTCCAGGCGTTCAACTACGACGGCACCAACTACGGCCTGCCGTACTCGATCGAGAACATCGCGCTGGTGCGCAACACCGAGCTGGCCCCGGAGCCGGCCGAGACGCTCGAGGACATGGTCGAGGTCGGCCTGGCCGCGGTCGAGGCCGGCGACGCCGACCTGCCGGTCGCGTGGCAGCAGGACCCGGGTGACCCGTTCCACAACTACTGGGTCGTGACCGGCGCGGGCGGCTACGTGTTCGGTCAGGACGACGCCGGCTCGTACGACGCCGACGACGTCGGCATCGACTCCGAGGGTGGCCTGCGCGCCGCCGAGATCTTCGGTGAGCTCGCCGACCAGGGCGTCGTCAACTCCGACGTCACCTACGACGTCATGATCGACACCTTCGGCTCCGGTCGCGCCCCGTTCGCCATCACCGGCCCGTGGGCCCTGGGCGACTTCGGTGACGTCGACTTCGAGGTGGAGCCGCTGCCGCAGGTCGACGGCAACGACCCCGGCCCGTTCGTCGGCGTGCAGGGCGTCATGGTGTCCGCCTTCGCGGAGAACAGCCTCGCCGCCACCACCTTCGTCCTCGACTACCTCGGCCAGGAGGAGGTCCAGCTCGAGCTGTACGAGGCCGGTGGCCGCCCGCCGGCGCTGGTGAGCGCCTTCGAGTCCGTCCAGGACGACCCGGTCATCGCGGGCTTCGGCGCCGCCGGTGAGACCGGGCGCCCGATGCCGGCCATCCCGGAGATGGGCGCGGTGTGGGAGGCCTGGACGGCGGCCTACCAGAACATCTTCTCGGGCAACGACCCCGAGGCGGCGTTCCAGGAGGCGGCGGACCAGATCCGCACCGCCATCGACGCCGGCTGA